A single region of the Raphanus sativus cultivar WK10039 chromosome 1, ASM80110v3, whole genome shotgun sequence genome encodes:
- the LOC108838067 gene encoding uncharacterized protein LOC108838067 yields the protein MSMEVFQLTPEIPLRFNPTPLNFSNRSRINFCRPLSATSDSRFGTPDSESRNRMFILGTGFVGGFFAEKLKEADWLVSGTCRSESKKKEWEKKGIDLHLFSADSPQWRLLETVKDYTHLLVSIPPLADIGDPMLRNVELVREKLSSGNLQWLCYLSSTSVYGDYGGAWVTEDDPPNPKTQSAKIRLAAEEGWLSLGSDLGLSTQVLRLGGIYGPGRSAIDTLLKREHLSETQLRRASRRFTSRVHVQDICQALQASIENPSSREIYNIVDDDPAPREEVFQYALELIEKRWKRKIETKPFLYESREQSSLRGEKRVSNQHMKDKLGVKLLHPSYKSGLQSIVEKMDNPF from the exons ATGTCAATGGAGGTTTTTCAGTTGACGCCGGAGATTCCTCTCCGTTTCAATCCTACACCACTAAACTTCTCCAATCGTAGCAGAATCAACTTCTGCCGGCCGTTATCAGCAACCAGCGACTCTCGATTCGGTACACCGGATTCAGAGTCCCGGAACCGGATGTTCATTCTCGGGACGGGATTCGTCGGAGGATTCTTCGCGGAAAAGCTCAAAGAAgcagattg GTTGGTTTCAGGGACTTGCAGGAGTGAATCGAAGAAGAAAGAGTGGGAGAAGAAAGGAATCGATCTTCACCTATTTTCTGCTGATTCACCTCA ATGGAGGTTGCTAGAAACAGTGAAAGATTACACTCACCTGCTCGTTTCCATTCCACCTCTAGCTGACATTGGTGATCCG atGTTGCGGAATGTAGAACTTGTCAGAGAGAAGCTCTCGAGTGGAAATCTTCAATGGCTTTGTTATCTCTCTTCAACAA GTGTTTATGGAGACTATGGTGGTGCTTGGGTCACTGAAga TGATCCCCCTAATCCTAAAACACAGTCAGCTAAGATAAGGCTAGCTGCAGAGGAAGGATGGTTGAGCTTGGGGAGTGATCTTGGTCTTTCTACTCAAGTCCTTCGACTTGGTGGTATCTATGGACCTGGTCGCAG TGCGATTGACACTTTGTTAAAGCGGGAGCATTTGTCTGAAACTCAACTGAGAAGAGCGTCCCGTAGATTCACCTCCAGAGTCCATGTTCAAGATATATGCCAAGCTCTTCAAGCTTCCATTGAAAACCCATCATCGAG AGAGATCTACAACATCGTCGATGATGATCCAGCACCAAGAGAAGAGGTGTTCCAATACGCCTTGGAGTTGATTGAAAAACGTTGGAAAAGGAAGATCGAAACGAAACCGTTTCTGTATGAGTCTCGGGAGCAGAGTTCACTGAGAGGCGAAAAACGAGTTAGTAACCAACATATGAAGGATAAACTAGGAGTCAAATTGCTCCATCCTTCGTACAAGTCGGGACTACAAAGCATTGTCGAGAAGATGGACAACCCGTTTTAA
- the LOC108861268 gene encoding BEL1-like homeodomain protein 10 produces MEVYYSSNVNYYQQEPIFLNHQQQQQEASSSSEHVRNEMVFIPPTTGTTGVVTGLQNLNGTVSSSDQSFHDGQGLSLTLGNQISLPSFHHHQQYHHHQLGFTPNNPSISVKETPPFNLEEEKSKEMMSSLLLLCQSNPSSGYAAGLYNNYRYNETSGGFMMSSVLRSRYLKPAQSLLEEMVSVKKEMRNKKKKGQDFNNDSTKDTESGELSTTELQNKKNKLLAMVDEVDKRYNQYYHQMEALASSFEIVAGFGASKPYTSVALNKISRSFRSLRDTIEEQIQIVREKLGEKGGGELSLDEQQQQQGGGGGERIPRLRYLDQRLRQQRAFHQQIGMVRPSWRPQRGLPENSVSALRAWLFEHFLHPYPKDSEKMMLAKQTGLSKNQVANWFINARVRLWKPMIEDIYKQEFSDESELRISKSSQEPNITNQEDSSSSQQQPEDNNNTAYPSADTANIGFSSDEPKQQEVNRSGDYETLLNNYQGYVMEEDYRYNNIGGNNQQDSRFSNAHHLHDFAV; encoded by the exons atggaGGTTTATTACTCAAGTAATGTCAATTATTACCAGCAAGAACCAATCTTTCTCAaccatcaacaacaacaacaagaagcgTCTTCCTCCTCCGAACATGTTCGAAACGAGATGGTTTTCATTCCACCAACCACCGGAACCACCGGAGTAGTAACGGGTCTTCAGAATCTCAACGGCACCGTTTCGAGCAGCGATCAAAGCTTTCACGACGGTCAAGGACTGTCTCTAACCCTCGGCAATCAAATCTCTCTTCCTTCGTTTCACCACCACCAGCAATACCACCACCACCAATTGGGTTTCACCCCGAATAATCCTTCAATCTCGGTTAAAGAAACGCCGCCGTTTAACTTGGAGGAGGAAAAGAGCAAAGAGATGATGTCGTCGTTGCTGTTGTTGTGTCAATCTAATCCTTCCTCCGGTTATGCTGCAGGACTCTACAACAATTATCGGTACAACGAAACGTCGGGAGGGTTTATGATGAGCAGCGTGTTGCGTTCTCGGTATCTTAAACCGGCTCAGAGTTTGCTGGAAGAAATGGTTAGTGTCAAGAAAGAGATgagaaataagaagaagaaaggtcaaGACTTTAACAATGATTCCACCAAGGATACAGAAAGTGGAGAGTTGTCTACAACAGAGCTTCAGAACAAGAAGAACAAGCTTCTGGCAATGGTTGATGAG GTAGATAAAAGATACAACCAGTACTACCATCAAATGGAGGCATTAGCTTCATCGTTCGAGATAGTAGCAGGATTCGGAGCATCTAAGCCTTACACATCAGTGGCTCTCAACAAAATCTCTCGCAGTTTCCGCTCTCTCCGGGACACGATAGAGGAGCAGATTCAGATCGTCAGAGAGAAGCTTGGGGAGAAAGGAGGAGGAGAGTTGTCGTTAGatgagcagcagcagcagcaaggaggaggaggaggagagaggaTACCGAGGCTGAGGTACTTAGATCAACGGTTGAGACAGCAGAGAGCTTTCCATCAACAGATTGGAATGGTTCGACCGTCCTGGAGGCCTCAGAGAGGTCTCCCTGAGAACTCTGTCTCTGCTCTTCGCGCTTGGCTCTTCGAACATTTCCTTCATCC ATATCCGAAAGATTCTGAGAAAATGATGCTTGCAAAACAGACAGGACTGTCTAAAAACCAG gtTGCTAATTGGTTCATAAACGCGAGAGTTCGTCTATGGAAACCGATGATCGAAGATATTTATAAACAAGAGTTTAGTGATGAGTCTGAGTTACGTATCTCCAAGTCTTCTCAAGAACCTAACATCACAAACCAAGAAGACTCCTCGTCGTCGCAGCAGCAACCGGAAGATAACAATAACACCGCTTATCCATCTGCAGACACAGCAAACATTGGCTTCTCATCAGATGAGCCAAAACAACAAGAGGTGAACCGGTCAGGGGATTACGAGACGCTACTGAACAACTATCAAGGGTATGTTATGGAGGAGGATTACCGTTACAACAACATTGGCGGGAACAACCAGCAAGACAGTAGATTCTCCAATGCCCATCACTTGCACGACTTTGCTGTTTGA